Proteins encoded in a region of the Papio anubis isolate 15944 chromosome 14, Panubis1.0, whole genome shotgun sequence genome:
- the LOC101014817 gene encoding transcription initiation factor TFIID subunit 9-like: protein MESGKMASPKSMPNDAQMMAQILKDMGITEYEPRVINQMLEFAFRYVTTILDDAKIYSSHAKKATVDTDDVRLAIQCCTDQSFTSPPPRDFLLDIARQRNQTPLPLIKPYSGPRLPPDRYCLTAPNYRLKSLQKKASTSAGRITVLRLSVGSVTSRPSTPTLGTPTPQTMSVSAKVGTPMSLTGQRFTVQMPTSQSPAVKASIPATSAVQNVLINPSLIGSKNILITTNMVSSQNTASESSNALKRKCEDDDDDDYDNL, encoded by the coding sequence ATGGAGTCTGGCAAGATGGCTTCTCCCAAGAGCATGCCGAACGATGCACAGATGATGGCACAAATCCTGAAGGATATGGGGATTACAGAATATGAGCCAAGAGTTATAAATCAGATGTTGGAGTTTGCCTTCCGATATGTGACCACAATTCTAGATGATGCAAAAATTTATTCAAGCCATGCTAAGAAAGCTACTGTTGATACAGATGATGTGCGATTGGCAATCCAGTGCTGCACTGACCAGTCTTTTACCTCTCCTCCCCCAAGAGATTTTTTATTAGATATCGCAAGGCAAAGAAATCAAACCCCTTTGCCACTGATCAAGCCATATTCAGGGCCTAGGTTGCCACCTGATAGATATTGCTTAACAGCTCCAAACTATAGGCTGaaatctttacagaaaaaggCATCAACTTCTGCGGGAAGAATAACAGTCCTGCGGTTAAGTGTTGGTTCAGTTACTAGCAGACCAAGTACTCCCACACTAGGCACACCAACCCCACAGACCATGTCTGTTTCAGCTAAAGTAGGGACTCCCATGTCCCTCACAGGTCAAAGGTTTACAGTACAGATGCCTACTTCACAGTCTCCAGCTGTAAAAGCTTCAATTCCTGCAACCTCAGCAGTTCAGAATGTTCTGATTAATCCATCATTAATTGGGTCCAAAAACATTCTTATTACCACTAATATGGTATCATCACAAAATACTGCCAGTGAATCATCAAATgcattgaaaagaaaatgtgaagatgatgatgatgatgactatgATAATTTGTAA